From a region of the Deltaproteobacteria bacterium genome:
- the rny gene encoding ribonuclease Y: MSIDIVILLTSVLLLVGLVVGFLIRKKLAEARLGSAEQQAEKIIEEATKQAEILKKEALLQAKDGVYQAKADFERETQEKRREMQALEKRLLQKEANLEKKVELLDFKEVEIAKREKALLQQEKLVVEQEAKYRDLLDRQRAQLEKIAQMSAEEAKRVLMEWMESEAKHEAAKEIKRIEDETRENADKKAKEIIGLAVQRYSGDYVTEKTVSVVTLPNDEMKGRIIGREGRNIRALEAVTGVDLIIDDTPEAVILSGFNPIRREIARISLERLISDGRIHPARIEEIVQKVEQEMEISIREAGEQATFDVGVHGIHPELIKLIGRLKYRTSYAQNVYQHSLEVAFLCGIMASELGVAVKQAKRAGLLHDIGKALDHEVEGSHAKIGADIAKKFGESKTVVHAIAAHHDEEKPETLLDILVQAADALSGARPGARREMLETYVKRLDDLEKIAKSFPGVDKCYAIQAGGELRVIVQNERISDEDAVMLSRDIAKRIEKDLTYPGQIKITVIRETRAVEYAR, encoded by the coding sequence ATATCCATCGATATCGTGATCCTCTTGACCTCTGTATTGCTGCTGGTGGGACTGGTTGTCGGGTTCCTCATCCGAAAGAAGCTGGCCGAGGCCCGGCTCGGTTCTGCAGAGCAGCAGGCTGAGAAAATCATCGAAGAAGCGACCAAGCAGGCCGAGATCCTTAAGAAGGAGGCGCTGTTACAGGCAAAAGACGGAGTGTACCAGGCCAAAGCGGATTTTGAAAGGGAGACTCAGGAGAAACGGCGAGAGATGCAGGCTCTTGAGAAGAGGCTCTTGCAGAAGGAGGCCAACCTGGAAAAGAAGGTCGAGCTTCTCGATTTCAAGGAGGTTGAAATCGCCAAGAGGGAGAAGGCCCTCTTGCAACAAGAGAAGCTTGTGGTGGAACAGGAGGCGAAATATAGGGACCTCCTGGACAGGCAGAGGGCCCAGTTGGAAAAGATCGCCCAGATGTCTGCGGAGGAGGCCAAACGGGTTCTCATGGAGTGGATGGAGAGCGAGGCAAAGCACGAAGCCGCCAAGGAGATAAAGAGAATCGAAGACGAAACCAGAGAGAACGCGGACAAGAAGGCAAAGGAGATTATCGGACTTGCGGTTCAGCGTTACTCTGGAGACTATGTGACTGAAAAGACCGTATCTGTTGTAACTCTTCCCAACGACGAGATGAAGGGCAGGATCATCGGGCGGGAGGGGAGGAATATCAGGGCCTTGGAGGCCGTAACGGGGGTGGATCTGATCATCGACGATACTCCGGAGGCGGTGATTCTGTCCGGTTTTAATCCAATCCGGAGGGAGATTGCGAGGATCTCCCTTGAGAGGTTGATCAGTGACGGGAGGATTCACCCGGCTCGAATCGAAGAGATCGTTCAGAAGGTTGAACAGGAGATGGAAATCTCTATCAGGGAGGCCGGAGAGCAGGCGACCTTCGATGTGGGAGTCCATGGCATTCACCCGGAATTGATCAAATTGATCGGCCGGCTCAAGTACCGGACGAGCTATGCCCAAAACGTGTACCAGCACTCGCTGGAGGTGGCGTTCCTCTGTGGAATCATGGCTTCGGAACTGGGAGTTGCTGTGAAACAGGCAAAGAGGGCGGGGTTGCTCCATGATATCGGAAAGGCCCTCGATCACGAGGTTGAGGGCTCCCACGCGAAGATCGGAGCCGACATCGCCAAGAAGTTCGGCGAGTCGAAGACGGTGGTTCATGCTATCGCCGCCCATCATGACGAAGAAAAGCCGGAGACCCTGCTCGATATTCTCGTTCAAGCCGCCGATGCCCTTTCCGGTGCAAGACCCGGGGCTCGGAGAGAGATGCTGGAGACCTATGTCAAACGCCTCGACGATCTGGAGAAGATCGCCAAGTCCTTCCCTGGAGTGGACAAATGCTATGCCATCCAGGCTGGTGGGGAGCTTAGGGTGATTGTGCAGAACGA